In Coraliomargarita parva, the genomic stretch GCCATTGACTTCGGGCGGGTAGGTTTCGGTGATGAGGGCAATCCGCATGGCTCGGTTCGGATAAAAGAGTACATGACTAGCGCTGTGGGTTCCCGGTGCAAGGCTGCTAAGATTACAGTTGTGTGACAGGATTCCTGCAGATTTCTGCACTGTATGGATTGAAACTGCCCGCCGGGGCGCTCAAGTTGGGGCCATGTTGATCGCATCCCAGGAACTTCCTCCCATCGGAACCAACGCTTTCGCACTCATCGCCCCCGAGCGCAAGGAGTGTGTCATTATTGATGCCCCGCAAGAGGCTTATAGCTGGGCGCAGGCCGTGGCCGAGAAGCACGATTGCAAGATCGTCGCGCTAATCCTGACCCACGGGCACTGGGACCACATGCTGGACGGGCACAAGTTTGCCGAAGCGGGCATCCCGACCTATGGTCACAAGGCCGACAAGATCATGTTTGCCTCGCCCGAGATCATGGCGTCCTTCAGTATGCCGGGCATGACCATGCCGGCCGTACCGATCGATCATTGGATCGACGAGGGCGACAAGCTCAAGCTGCTGGGCGTCGAGATGGAGATCCGTCACGTGCCGGGGCATTGTCCGGGCAATATCCTGGTCTATGTGCCCTCCGAGGGGGTTGCGTTCGTCGGTGACGCCATTTTTGCCGGCAGCATCGGTCGCTGTGACCTGCCGGGCGGCGATTTTGCCCAATTGAGCGATGCCATCCGTACCCGTATCTATTCACTGCCGCAGGATACGAAGTTGTACCCGGGCCACG encodes the following:
- a CDS encoding MBL fold metallo-hydrolase; the encoded protein is MLIASQELPPIGTNAFALIAPERKECVIIDAPQEAYSWAQAVAEKHDCKIVALILTHGHWDHMLDGHKFAEAGIPTYGHKADKIMFASPEIMASFSMPGMTMPAVPIDHWIDEGDKLKLLGVEMEIRHVPGHCPGNILVYVPSEGVAFVGDAIFAGSIGRCDLPGGDFAQLSDAIRTRIYSLPQDTKLYPGHGPETDVETESLTNPYVRQA